The window CTCAACTCGTGCATGCTTTGGGTGATCAGCTTGTTCAATTCTTTAGCATAACGGCTGCGTGATTTGTGCAGTTTTTCTGCTTGAGTTAAGAAGCTTTGGTATTTCTGCTCCACTTCTTGTGCTAACTCATCTAAGCGTTCATCAGAGCAATCTAGTGCTTCGATTTGTGCCAGCAGATCTTGGTGGTGCTGGTATAGCTCATCAGGCATCACATGGTGTTTGCGAGCCATCGACATCACTTTAGAAAAACGTTCTTCGACATAAGCCATACGACCCGGATCGACATCAATGCCGTCAAGGTAGCTGCGAAGTTCGTTTTTGGTTTCTTCTAGCTGGATCATTGCTTCTGACAGCATGTTTGGTAGTTCAGCGAGTTTCTCATCTAATTCCGATAATTGTATTAGGGAGTGATTGGCCGATTGCAAAATACCAAGCGCATTGACTTCTTCACCTTCGTAAATAAGTTCGATGGCTTGCTGACAGGTAGCGGCAAGTTCACCGCTGTTGGACAGTCGTTTGTGCTCTTGCTCGAGCTCTGCGAATTCTTCTTCACCTAGCGATAACTCATTCAGTTCTTTGATTTGGTATTCAAGCAACTGTTTTTGTGCCTGGTTTTGCTGGCTGTTCTCTTTTAGCTGCTTAAGGTTATTGTCTGCCTGACGCCAATGCTGGTAAGCACTGCGTGTGCTTTTCAATAGGTTTAAATGTCCTGCATATTGGTCAAGCATGGCCATTTGATGCTCGCTTTTCATCAATTGATGATGTGCGTGCTGTCCATGGATGTTGATCAACAACTGCCCAAGAGATTTGAGTTGTGAAAGTGGGACTGGGCTGCCGTTGATGAAGGCTCTAGAGCGGCCTTCTTTGGTGATGATGCGACGCAAGATACATTCGCTGCCATCCAGCAGGTCGTTATCTTCTAGCCAACGCGTTGCGTGTAGATTGTTGTCCAGTAAAAAGGCAGCGCTGACTTCTGTTTTTTCTTCGCCTTGTCGCACCATGCCTGCATCGGCACGCCCGCCTAAACAAAGACCTAAAGCATCAATTGCAATGGATTTACCTGCACCTGTTTCACCAGTGATGGTGGTCATGCCCTTTGAAAGCTCGAGCTGTAAAGACTTAACAATCGCAAAATTATTAACACTTAGATGAGCCAGCATTTTTATTTACCTGTATAACTGAACAATACTGTATAAGAAAACAGTATATACTGTTTCTTTATACAGTAAAGGTGGGGGCGGTATTTTTTATGAAAGAAGCGCTTTTTTGTGATGGATAAAGGAAAAATAGGTCTCGTAAAATAAAACGATTTATTTAAATTGAATAAGTTACGGTCGATTTGGATTAATTGTGAGCGGCTCAAAAACGGCTACGGTATTAGTTGTTGCTTCTAGGCGAGCGACATTCAGAGGTGCCTACATCAGGAAGGAGAATTATCGACAAAGTCATCCGGTGTGATAGGCGGAGCATCGGGAATAGCATCGATAATTGGGTTAGTGACTCGAAAAGTGATGGCATACAACTGATAGTTGAGCGCTTATTTCCGCTTTTTTCAAAAAGGTTGATGCTTTCACATCAACCTTTGTTTATTAAAACAGTTTGCTTGACCAACCAAGTTTGTTTCTTAGTACGTGGTAGTAGCTGTAGTCTTTTGGATGAATTAGCTTGAGCACGTTTGGGCTTTGATAGATATGTATTTCATCACCCGGAGACACTGGTAGGGAGACTTGCCCGTCACAGCTCACTTCTTGTGTTCCGCGGTTTTCTGGTGACACGATCAGCTTAATACGGCGCTTACCATCTACTACTAGTGGTCGGCTTGAAAGGGTATGTGGAAACATTGGCACCAAAGATATCGCGTTTAAGCTTGGCGACAGAATTGGACCACCACCAGAAAGCGAGTAGGCAGTCGAACCTGTTGGGGTCGATACGATCAAGCCGTCAGCACGTAGGGAAAACGCAAAGCTGTCATCGATGTAGACTTCAAATTCAATCATGTGCGCCACTTGCCCTGGGTGAAGCACTGCTTCGTTCAAGGCCGCGTTGTGGCTTTTGATTTGTCCGTGGCGATGAATCTCTGCTTCTAACAAAAAGCGCTCTTCTTCAATGTACTCGCCTTTCAGTACAGCCTTTAATGCTTCTTTGAAGTCATCTGGATTTAAGTCCGTTAAGAAGCCTAAGTTACCACGGTTTACACCGATGACGGCCACGTCAAAGCGCGACAAAATACGCGCAGCGCCCAACATGTTGCCATCACCGCCAACAACGATAGCGAGATCCGCGTTTTTACCCAGTTCAACGAGGCTAGCAAATTGGCTTTGCGGGATTTCGTCTAAAATTGCAGCAAGGCGATCATCGATAAACACTTGGTAACCCTCGGATGTCAGCCATTCGTACAACTCTCTATGAGTTTGTATTGCCTGCTGATCTCGTGGTTTTCCGATAATCGCGATCACGTTACATGGGTTTTTCATAGCATTTCCGCATTAAAGAGGCTTGAATCAGGAATCTTCATCCCCATAATAATGGCAAGTTACCTAAATATGCGAATTTTTATGTGGTTAAAGCCCGCAAAACGTGAGTGGCTTTAAGGACATTAAGTTGAATTCTGGAGATATCATGAGCAACGAAGAAAACAAAGTTACAGAAGAAGAGCTTGATCAAATCATCGAAGAAGCGGAGAAAGTAGAAGCAGCAGCACAAGAAGCTGAAGCAGAACTTGAAGACATTGGTGATGAGAAAGACGCTAAGATTGCTCAACTAGAAGCAGCACTACTGTCTAGCGAAACCAAAGTGAAAGACCAGCAAGATGCGGTTCTTCGCGCTAAAGCTGAAGTAGAAAACATGCGTCGTCGTACTGAGCAAGAAATCGATAAAGCTCGTAAGTACGCTCTGAACAAATTCGCTGAAGAACTACTTCCAGTTATCGATAACCTTGAGCGTGCAATCCAAGCTGCAGATGCAGAGCACGAAGTGGTTAAGCCAATTCTTGAAGGTGTTGAGCTAACGCATAAGACATTTGTAGACGCAGTATCGAAATTTGGTTTGAAAGAGATCAACCCAGAAGGTGAAGCATTCAACCCTGAATTCCACCAAGCGATGTCTATTCAAGAGAGCCCAGATCACGACTCGAACACAGTGATGTTTGTGATGCAAAAAGGCTACGAGCTAAACGGCCGTGTTGTACGTCCTGCAATGGTTATGGTTGCTAAGTAATCAGTTAACCCATTGATATAAATATATTAAAACGCCCGCTATTCAATAGCGGGCGTTTTTGTTTCAAACATGCCCTCATCATATTCACTCCTCTGAATATGCGATGAATTTGAAATTTGATCCTCTTCAAAGTTTTTCTTATTGGGAAATATTTTTCTCATAGGATACATCCTTTCTTTATATCGCTTACTTATGGAATGCTGTGTCTATAAGTGGCTGTTCTGACTTTCCTTCGAGATTTAATTCTGAATATGAATGTGGATCTAGTGATTTACTTTTAATGTTATCTATTAACATTTCTGTAAAGAAAGTCTTTATTTTGTAACTCTGGTGTGTATTATTCGCGATGTCTGCCGTAAAAATCAGCAGATGTAACTATAAAAATATAAATAGCAAACACAACATTTCGGAGATTTATGATGGATAAATCGCTTTCTAGTAAGATTTTTATTGGTTTGTTCGCCGGCCTTGTGCTGGGTACAGCTATTCAGTACTTATTTAGCGGTATTGCGATTTTTGATACCTATATCCTAGGTACGGCAGAAGGGGCAGGCGGCATGTTCGTTTCGCTGATTAAACTTCTGGTTGTTCCTTTGGTTTATGTATCAATTGTATGTGGCATTGTTGAGCTTAAAGACATTCGTTCTTTTGGTCGCTTAGGTGGTAAAACCTTTACTCTTTACATTTTGAATACCGTCGTTGCGATTATTGCTGCTCTTACTGTTGCTATGATTGTTCAGCCTGGTGCTGGCGCAAACCTAGCGGGTACGATTTCTGACTCTGTGGCACTTAAGTCAACAGAAACGCCGGATATCTTCTCTATGGTTGTGAACATCGTTCCGAGCAACCCGGTACAGGCGTTTGCAAATGGCGACATGCTACAGATCATCTTTATGGCAATTCTGACAGGTCTTGCTATCCAAGCGCTTGATTCAAAAGGCGGCCCTGCGGTTCGTACTTTTAAGATGGCGAACGAAATCATGATGAAGCTGATTGGCCTTGTTATGAGCCTTGCGCCATACGGTGTATTCGCTCTGATGATTCAACTTGGCGCAACACTGGATGCAGGCACGCTTGCATCGGTAGCAGGTTATGTTGCTCTTGTGGTTTCAATGCTGGTGCTTTGGATCTTCGTTGTATACCCACTAGCGGTTCAAATGTTTACAGGTATCTCTGCACGTGAGTTCTCTCGTAAGACGCGTGAGCAAGTGCTGTTCTCTCTATCTACAGCAAGTTCAAATGCGACGATTCCTGTAACGATGCGCACTCTTACTGACAAGATCGGTGTGTCTAAGTCGGTAGCTGGTTTTGGTGTACCACTGGGCGCTACGATGAACATGGCAGGTGCTTCAATCTACATCGCAATCGCAGCGGTATTCTGTGCGAACGCATTTGGTCAGCCTATCGCGGTATCTGACCTAGTGACTCTAGGCTTCACGGTTCTGCTACTGTCTATCGGTGCTGGCGGTGTTCCTGGCGGTGGTGTAGTAATGGTTGGTGTTATCCTTCACCAATTGGGTCTACCACCAGAAGGTCTAGCAATCGTTGCTGCGGTTGACCGTATTAACGACATGTTCTGTACATCATCTAACGTAGTCGGCGACACTGCAGTAAACACGATTGTTGCTAAGTCTGAAGGCGAGATTGGTAAAGAAGAAATCGTGGATGCTGAGCCAGCACAAGCAAGTGCATAATTGATAATTGCTCACTCAATCGAATTCAAAGCGAGGTCTTAGGGCCTCGCTTTTTCTTTTTAGAGACGCTTCGCTTCGGGAACGGACTTCGTCCTATGGAACGCTGCGCTCCGAGATTTGAGAATCCCGCCCCACCTTTTGCGCAACTTTTTTCAATTTTTTTTGCTCTCTCCCTTGAAAAGCCATTTGCAGCCCTTATCTATTGGGCATAAGAGAAGCAAACAACATTATTTTAGTTTGTGAGTAAGGGTTGAAACCCGATTCTACGTCCCCACATAGGGGATATAGCAAAACGAAAATAGAATTTATTCGGAGATAGCCTGATGGGTAAAATCATTGGTATTGATTTAGGTACTACTAACTCTTGTGTTGCTGTTCTTGACGGCGACAAACCACGCGTAATCGAAAATGCTGAAGGCGAACGTACAACAGCATCAGTAATCGCATACACAGAAGGCGAGACGCTAGTTGGTCAACCTGCAAAACGTCAAGCTGTTACTAACCCTCAAAACACACTGTTCGCTATCAAGCGTCTAATCGGTCGTCGTTTTGAAGATGAAGAAGTTCAACGCGATATCGAAATCATGCCTTTCAATATTGTTAAGGCTGACAACGGTGATGCATGGGTAGAAGCGCAAGGCCAAAAAATGGCTGCTCCTCAGGTATCTGCTGAAGTTCTTAAGAAAATGAAGAAAACAGCTGAAGACTTCCTAGGCGAAGAAGTAACTGGCGCAGTTGTAACTGTTCCTGCTTACTTTAACGATGCTCAACGTCAAGCAACTAAAGATGCTGGCCGTATCGCTGGTCTAGATGTTAAACGTATCATCAACGAACCAACTGCTGCTGCTCTAGCTTACGGTCTAGACAAGCAAGGCGGTGATCGC is drawn from Vibrio campbellii CAIM 519 = NBRC 15631 = ATCC 25920 and contains these coding sequences:
- the recN gene encoding DNA repair protein RecN — translated: MLAHLSVNNFAIVKSLQLELSKGMTTITGETGAGKSIAIDALGLCLGGRADAGMVRQGEEKTEVSAAFLLDNNLHATRWLEDNDLLDGSECILRRIITKEGRSRAFINGSPVPLSQLKSLGQLLINIHGQHAHHQLMKSEHQMAMLDQYAGHLNLLKSTRSAYQHWRQADNNLKQLKENSQQNQAQKQLLEYQIKELNELSLGEEEFAELEQEHKRLSNSGELAATCQQAIELIYEGEEVNALGILQSANHSLIQLSELDEKLAELPNMLSEAMIQLEETKNELRSYLDGIDVDPGRMAYVEERFSKVMSMARKHHVMPDELYQHHQDLLAQIEALDCSDERLDELAQEVEQKYQSFLTQAEKLHKSRSRYAKELNKLITQSMHELSMEKAVFSIEVNNENAHPSPLGMDSVCFLVSTNPGQPLQPTAKVASGGELSRISLAIQVITAQKVDTPSLIFDEVDVGISGPTAAVVGKMLRKLGESTQVMCVTHLPQVAGCGHQQMFVAKHTKGGQTETQMRSLDEEQRVAELARLLGGSQITDSTLANAKELLIAA
- the nadK gene encoding NAD(+) kinase, coding for MKNPCNVIAIIGKPRDQQAIQTHRELYEWLTSEGYQVFIDDRLAAILDEIPQSQFASLVELGKNADLAIVVGGDGNMLGAARILSRFDVAVIGVNRGNLGFLTDLNPDDFKEALKAVLKGEYIEEERFLLEAEIHRHGQIKSHNAALNEAVLHPGQVAHMIEFEVYIDDSFAFSLRADGLIVSTPTGSTAYSLSGGGPILSPSLNAISLVPMFPHTLSSRPLVVDGKRRIKLIVSPENRGTQEVSCDGQVSLPVSPGDEIHIYQSPNVLKLIHPKDYSYYHVLRNKLGWSSKLF
- the grpE gene encoding nucleotide exchange factor GrpE → MSNEENKVTEEELDQIIEEAEKVEAAAQEAEAELEDIGDEKDAKIAQLEAALLSSETKVKDQQDAVLRAKAEVENMRRRTEQEIDKARKYALNKFAEELLPVIDNLERAIQAADAEHEVVKPILEGVELTHKTFVDAVSKFGLKEINPEGEAFNPEFHQAMSIQESPDHDSNTVMFVMQKGYELNGRVVRPAMVMVAK
- a CDS encoding dicarboxylate/amino acid:cation symporter, whose product is MDKSLSSKIFIGLFAGLVLGTAIQYLFSGIAIFDTYILGTAEGAGGMFVSLIKLLVVPLVYVSIVCGIVELKDIRSFGRLGGKTFTLYILNTVVAIIAALTVAMIVQPGAGANLAGTISDSVALKSTETPDIFSMVVNIVPSNPVQAFANGDMLQIIFMAILTGLAIQALDSKGGPAVRTFKMANEIMMKLIGLVMSLAPYGVFALMIQLGATLDAGTLASVAGYVALVVSMLVLWIFVVYPLAVQMFTGISAREFSRKTREQVLFSLSTASSNATIPVTMRTLTDKIGVSKSVAGFGVPLGATMNMAGASIYIAIAAVFCANAFGQPIAVSDLVTLGFTVLLLSIGAGGVPGGGVVMVGVILHQLGLPPEGLAIVAAVDRINDMFCTSSNVVGDTAVNTIVAKSEGEIGKEEIVDAEPAQASA